In one window of Azotobacter salinestris DNA:
- a CDS encoding substrate-binding domain-containing protein — translation MKGSLPLCRLSAAGLLCGLLLALPAGAEPLRFALVAKRMDQSFYAMAGEGCAEAAQAEGDTCLLLGPLGTQHFREQNKVLRQTLARNDLDGIGLAVTHSEWLAKHALKGAGRIPLIAFNSDLAPAEQHLRRSYVGLDNLRFGRQLAMLAQRFRPQGGKLCILSGGIQNTNHLERIQGIRQQLRGKRTEDGATGRLKGENGWSEANRCPLYDNNDPAIARLRLATLLAPGSQLDVILVLGNWPLCEADEYRKQIGPLLAELDKQGWRPVIIVATHKMDAAQRALLDDGLAQAYLNMEGREIGRQSYRMLKRLVQGEPVPEKVFVASHVYLPGVPPAIAPEP, via the coding sequence TTGAAAGGATCTTTACCTTTATGCCGTCTTTCCGCCGCCGGCCTGCTGTGCGGGTTGCTGCTTGCCCTGCCGGCCGGTGCCGAGCCGTTACGCTTCGCCCTGGTCGCCAAGCGGATGGACCAGTCCTTCTACGCCATGGCCGGCGAGGGCTGCGCCGAGGCCGCGCAGGCCGAGGGCGACACCTGCCTGCTGCTCGGCCCCCTGGGGACGCAGCATTTCCGCGAGCAGAACAAAGTCCTGAGGCAGACCCTCGCCCGGAACGATCTGGACGGCATCGGCCTGGCGGTCACCCACTCCGAGTGGCTGGCCAAGCATGCCCTGAAAGGCGCGGGTCGCATCCCGCTGATCGCCTTCAACTCGGACCTGGCCCCCGCGGAACAGCACCTGCGCCGAAGCTACGTCGGGCTCGACAACCTGCGCTTCGGCCGGCAGTTGGCCATGCTCGCCCAGCGTTTCAGGCCGCAGGGCGGGAAGCTGTGCATCCTGAGCGGCGGCATCCAGAACACCAACCACCTGGAGCGTATCCAGGGCATCCGCCAGCAGTTGCGCGGCAAGCGGACCGAGGACGGCGCGACCGGCCGGCTCAAGGGCGAGAACGGCTGGAGCGAAGCGAACCGCTGTCCCCTCTACGACAACAATGACCCGGCCATCGCGCGGCTTCGGCTCGCCACTCTGCTGGCCCCCGGCAGCCAGTTGGATGTCATCCTCGTCCTCGGCAACTGGCCGCTCTGCGAGGCGGACGAGTACCGCAAGCAGATCGGCCCGCTGCTCGCCGAACTCGACAAACAGGGCTGGCGCCCGGTCATCATCGTCGCCACCCATAAAATGGACGCGGCGCAGCGGGCGCTGCTCGACGACGGGCTGGCCCAGGCCTACCTGAACATGGAAGGCCGGGAGATCGGCCGGCAGAGCTACCGGATGCTCAAGCGCCTGGTGCAGGGCGAGCCCGTTCCCGAGAAGGTCTTCGTCGCCAGCCACGTCTACCTGCCCGGCGTGCCGCCGGCCATCGCCCCGGAGCCCTAG
- a CDS encoding response regulator → MRILLVEDHAPLADSVAQALRAAGLTVDVLHDGVAADLALSSEDFTLVVLDVGLPRLDGFEVLARLRERGNRVPVLMLTARAEVKDRVQGLNLGADDYLAKPFELTELEARVKALLRRSVLGGERQQRCGELVYDLATSRFSLAGEPLNLTAREQAVLSALIARPGRVMSKEQLASQVFGLDDEVSPDAIEIYVHRLRRKLEASAVRIVTFRGLGYLLEARGE, encoded by the coding sequence ATGCGCATTCTTTTGGTCGAGGATCACGCCCCGCTGGCCGACAGCGTGGCTCAGGCGCTCCGCGCGGCGGGGCTGACCGTGGACGTGCTGCACGACGGCGTGGCCGCCGACCTGGCGCTGTCCAGCGAGGACTTCACCCTGGTGGTGCTCGATGTCGGGCTGCCGCGGCTCGACGGCTTCGAGGTGCTGGCGCGGCTGCGCGAGCGCGGCAACCGGGTGCCGGTGCTGATGCTCACCGCCCGCGCCGAGGTCAAGGACCGCGTGCAGGGGCTCAACCTCGGTGCCGACGACTACCTGGCCAAGCCCTTCGAGCTGACCGAGCTGGAGGCGCGGGTCAAGGCCCTGCTGCGCCGCAGCGTGCTCGGCGGCGAGCGCCAGCAGCGCTGCGGCGAGCTGGTCTACGACCTGGCCACCAGCCGCTTCAGCCTGGCCGGCGAGCCGCTCAACCTGACCGCCCGCGAGCAGGCGGTGCTGAGCGCGCTGATTGCCCGTCCCGGACGGGTGATGAGCAAGGAGCAACTGGCCTCCCAGGTGTTCGGCCTGGACGACGAGGTCAGCCCCGACGCCATCGAGATCTACGTCCACCGCCTGCGCCGCAAGCTGGAGGCGAGCGCAGTGCGCATCGTCACCTTCCGTGGCCTGGGCTACCTGCTGGAGGCGCGCGGTGAATGA
- a CDS encoding sensor histidine kinase: MRVDGSLRGRLLRRMAVLLALLLAVSSLSAYYNGRQAADRAYDRTLLASARSIADGLSETDGSLRADIPYLALDSFAFDSAGRIYYQVLDIHGQLLSGYENLPGAPQGTPLTRDYPALARFYDAHYRGQNVRVVSLQQPVSETTLSGMAEIRVAETEEARERMARGLLVDTLLRMGLLAVGAMALAWVVVTAALRPLERLRQAVEERSPEDLRPLPRVTVQRELLPLVSALNLFTGRLRTLLERQAQFIADAAHELRTPLAALKARLELGLRERDPDAWYRTLEEARQSGDRLSHLANQLLSWARIESSAQAIAEGGAEPVELGSLCRELGLALAPLAHARGVALAFEGRGEVWVTGEPTLLNELLSNLVDNALAHTPPGGNVILRVAAPAVLEVEDDGPGIPESARQKVFERFQRLDPQRGGAGLGLAIVGEICRAHQAAIRLLDGAAGGLRVRIEFPPSRRTEEA, from the coding sequence ATCCGCGTCGACGGCAGCCTGCGCGGGCGCCTGCTGCGGCGCATGGCGGTGTTGCTGGCGCTGCTGTTGGCGGTCAGCAGCCTGAGCGCCTACTACAACGGCCGCCAGGCGGCCGACCGGGCCTACGACCGCACCCTGCTGGCCTCGGCGCGCAGCATCGCCGACGGCCTTTCCGAAACCGACGGCAGCCTGCGTGCGGATATCCCCTACCTGGCGCTGGACAGCTTCGCCTTCGACAGTGCCGGGCGCATCTACTACCAGGTGCTGGATATCCACGGCCAGCTGCTGTCCGGCTACGAGAACCTGCCCGGCGCGCCGCAGGGCACTCCGCTGACCCGCGACTACCCGGCCCTGGCGCGCTTCTACGACGCGCATTATCGAGGCCAGAACGTGCGGGTGGTCAGCCTCCAGCAGCCGGTCAGCGAAACCACCCTGAGCGGCATGGCGGAGATCCGCGTCGCCGAGACCGAGGAAGCCCGCGAGCGCATGGCCCGCGGCCTGCTCGTCGACACCCTGCTGCGCATGGGCCTGCTGGCGGTCGGCGCCATGGCCCTGGCCTGGGTCGTGGTCACCGCCGCGCTGCGCCCGCTGGAGCGTCTGCGCCAGGCGGTGGAGGAGCGCAGCCCGGAAGACCTCAGGCCCCTGCCGCGGGTCACGGTGCAGCGCGAACTGCTGCCGCTGGTTTCCGCCCTGAACCTGTTCACCGGGCGCCTGCGCACTCTGCTGGAGCGCCAGGCGCAGTTCATCGCCGACGCCGCCCACGAGCTGCGCACGCCGCTGGCGGCGCTCAAGGCGCGCCTCGAACTGGGCCTGCGCGAGCGCGACCCGGACGCCTGGTACCGCACCCTGGAGGAGGCCCGGCAGAGTGGCGACCGGCTTTCCCATCTGGCCAACCAGCTGCTCTCCTGGGCGCGGATCGAAAGCAGCGCCCAGGCCATCGCCGAGGGCGGCGCCGAGCCGGTCGAGCTGGGCTCGCTGTGCCGCGAGCTGGGCCTGGCCCTGGCGCCTCTGGCCCACGCCCGCGGCGTGGCGCTGGCCTTCGAGGGCCGCGGCGAGGTCTGGGTGACGGGCGAGCCGACGCTGCTCAACGAGCTGCTCAGCAATCTGGTGGACAACGCCCTGGCGCATACCCCGCCGGGCGGCAACGTGATTCTGCGGGTCGCCGCGCCGGCCGTGCTGGAGGTCGAGGACGACGGCCCGGGCATCCCGGAAAGCGCCCGGCAGAAGGTCTTCGAGCGCTTTCAGAGGCTCGATCCGCAGCGCGGCGGCGCAGGGCTCGGGCTGGCCATCGTCGGCGAGATCTGCCGGGCGCACCAGGCGGCGATCCGGCTCCTGGACGGTGCCGCCGGCGGGCTCAGGGTGCGGATCGAGTTCCCGCCATCGCGCCGCACAGAAGAAGCGTAG